The DNA segment ACGGCCGAGTCGCCCACCTGGAAGAGAACGGCGAAAAGGCGGTCAGTGGACAAATCCGCAAGTCAGAAGCATGGGGGACGGCTTACCGAAATCGTTTCCTTGCCCCGCTGGATGGATTTGTAGAACTGCTTCTTGACGCGCCCGGTCGACCGCCGGTAGCCCTTGCCGCACCAGGCCCACAGCTGGCGGGCGGGCAGGAAGGCCGCGATTTTGCTGCCATTTTGTTCGGTGCACGGTTTCCGCTCCGTCGCCGAGCCTTTCTTCTGCTGCGGTTGCTGTGGGGGGTGGAGAGGAAGGACAggacacacaaaaaggaaCGGATGAGTTGCAGGTGACGGCACAAACGAATCTGAATCCCCAAACTTACATAATACGATCCGGAGCTTTCGGTGACGGACGAGCTGACCTCCTCCTCCGTCAGCGTGCCGTCCTTCTCCACCGTCGGCGTGCGGGCGACGACACCGCCCTCGGCCCGCTGCACTGCCGGCCGCGGGCTAAACTGACCGGCCGTCTGGGACGCACTGTCGCCCTGCGAGATGTCGTCGTCCATCGAGCCGGAACCGGCCTCGACGGTGGCACCCTCCTCGGGCGAGGACGGCGCCACCAGCACCGCGTCCCGGTGGTGCTTCTTGTGCTTTCGTCGCTTTTTGTGCTTCCGATGCTTGCAGAACTCGTCGTAGCACTTCGATTTGGACTTTTTGTGCTTgtgcacggtggtggtggtggtggtggtggttccaCCGGCCGCCGCCAGTTCCGCATTGTTCGCCGCCAGACGGCGCAGCTTGTCTTTGCGTATCTTCTTCAGCCGGCGGCGCTCTTCCCGGTACGCCTCGCCGTGCAGCCGCTTTTCGGCCCGCTCTGTCGTCAGCGCGAAGCTGTTGATGGACGAGCCGCCGGTACCGAGCGGCGAGGAGATCATCGGCGTAACGGTGGCCGTCAGCGGCGTGCCGGACGACGGCTGGATATGTGGCACTGGTGGATGACCGACGATGGTCTGTTGCTgtggctggtgctgctgttgctgctgttgttgctgttgttgctgttgctgttgcggcaCCATCGAGACTGGCCCGAGCGTTCCGAGCTGGGGGCACGGTTCGGAATGGCTCGGTTGGCGCTTACGCTTGCCTAGCGATAAAAGAGGATTGGGATCGTATTCTGGAGTGTTGTTCGTATTGATCGGttcgtttttttggtttttggtttatgattttttgttgtgtgtgtgttggcgatttttatgcaacaaaaaaacgaaggtgGGGAAAAtacgttgttgttgttgttgtgggcgTCGATGTTGTCGCGTTATTGTTGGGTTGTTggttcacacatacacaaacacacacgcacgcaacaAACGAGCACAACggggacacacgcacacacaaacacgatttgtcatggcggtggtggtagtagttgtcgaggaggtggtggtggtggtggttgtggtatGGCACGCAGAGGTGGTTGCAggttgtttggttggttggttggttggttgaaaacgcaaaaaacccgagaaaaagaaaaaaggaaacaatgtaaaacataaaacttaAAAACATAACCAAACGCATATTTCTCCGCTCAACACTCCGCAACATAGAAACGGTCTTTAAACGGGGGGAGGGCGCGCAAGGGGGAAATTGGGAATGTGAGTACGGGATGcaggaagagaaagaaatagagagagagagaaatagagagacaCGGTGAGATGACAAAAGAGAGTGATGGAGAGGACTGCAGGGGTTGTGCAGCTTCAAACTGAAGaatgttctcttttttttaaggAAAGAAATACAACGTCCGATCTCACATCACACACCACGTGTCTCAGAggagaagtagtagtagtggtagtccGGGCGGCAGAAGCttctagtgatgggaaaaaatcAAGTTTTcgtcagaatcgattccagctagctccgaagttttttggaatcgattccggatcgGTAGGTCCGGATCAGTTTCCGAAATCGATTACGGAATCGaaaccggaatcggctctggaatcggctccgaaatcggaacCAGAATCGGTTTCGTAATCGGAACCGGAATCGGAAATCAAAATCGGCTTCGAgatcggagtcggtttcggtaTCTCCATTAGAATAGGCGTTTTGGTCCAATGATACAACGTATTGGTTGTTGCAAAGAATCCAAgcttacttgtaaacgatccattctcatggagattcccgggcTAATTTCGCATCTGAAActtattatttcaattcaagaactgaatctcattccggagctaaatccaattctggagtcaattctgattccgtttcCGGAGCAAATTACGATTCTCAGGTCGATTGCGATTTCGGAGCCGCTTCCACAGCCAACTCCAGAATTAgctccggagtcgactccggaatcagctccaaAGTTGACTTTGGAATAAGTTCCGGAGTCAActttggaatcggctccgatatcggaatcgattccagcatcggaatcgaatccggagttgattccgaacacggaatcggaatcgggtaagtccgattccgagctcccaccactagaaCCTTCCCTTTGGCAACTACAGAAGTACAGTCTCCATAAGACCGTAGAGCGGCGGTAAGAATCGGCACAAACTTAGGGCTAACTtgtcacacactcacactcacgcACGCGTACACTCATACAGATGAAAACAGATTAAGGTTGTTACAGGGAGTCGCACTATCACTCACAGGGAAAGGAAAGCTCTACCGTACAGGGGGGTAGGAGGATCAAGCGGATCATGCTACTGGGAGGAGGACCATCTCTCGTAGGACGTGGAGGAACACGGGGGCAGCAACACGACAACGCAAAGAGCTATCAACACTTACCGACTATCGGGTAGTCGCTCATCAGGAAGCGAATGTCCTCGAGGGCGATCTTGCCATTGTCCCCGTCGTCGAACTCGACGTTCACGAAGCGTTTCTCCGGATCGGGCGAGGCCGGTTCGGCTGCCACGCCCGGGTACAGGCAGCGATACTGCTGGCTCCAGTAGGCGCAGAGCCGCGTTCCGGGAATGATGTCGTCCACCGACTTGGGCGCTACTTCCAGGATCTGCAAGGAAAGGCCGGATTAGCTGCTGCAGAGCTTCCGCCGTCCAGAAGCGTTGTCACCATTCCTGTACTTACCGCATCACGCAGCACCTCCTCCCGGGACATGATGTGCGGCCGATTGCCACGCTCGCCGTCCAGCGTCACTGCGTAAATGTCGGGCGGCTGCACCGCACTCAAACACCCGGCATAGAATAGCCCGCCCATCGCGGTCAGCACGCGCGTTTTGTCCTTGCCCAGGTGCTCGCTCGTCAGCAGGCAGCGCTGATCGATGCGCTTCTTCTCCGAGCTGCGCCGTTTGCGGTCCTTGCTGCGCGACTTTTTGCGCTTCACGATCGGTGGTGGCCCACCGACCAGCGTGCCGTTGGTGGCGCCGTTGGCAGCAATCAGATGCGGCTGCGGTTTCATTAGCGGCGTCACGACGGCCGCCTTCACCGGGGACACCTTCAGGCCGACGAGCGGGTTCACCTGCGCACTGACGGTGCCGCCGGCCGCACCCGTCTTCACCTTGTCGAAGATGGACGGCTTGCCGCCGAAGATGGAGAACGCCGCATCGGACGGTTTGCTGTTTTCGTCCTCGAACGCAAACACACCGCCGGCGGGCGATCGGATCTTCACCTGCGGCTTCAGCGAGCTGTCCGACAGGTTGCTGGTGTCGTCGCTCGTCGTGGCGCTCTCGAACTTGGACGAATGGATGGGCGACTTTTTGAACTTGGACTCGCTGATGTGATGGTGGTGAGGGGggttgggctgctgctgctgctgtttcgcGTGTCCCAGCCCAATGGTTCCCCCGTTCGGGCCACTGTGATGCAACACGTGGCTCCAGTGGTTGTGATGCTGCTTCTCCGGCTTTTGATGTGTCGCCGCCGCATCCTTCACGCCACTATCGCGCGTGTTCTTCGACGCGAGGATGTAGCCCACCAGGCTCTTCGGTTTCTTCGCCACGATCGTCTCGGTCAGCGTCAGCTCGTCGTGCTTCTTCGGGATGCCGCCCTTGCGCTTCGAGTAGGACAGCCGCTCCATCGAGCAGGCGTCGTCGTCCtcccgcttgccgctcgagtCCGTGTCCGAGCTGAGCTTCGGCAGCTCCACGAACGTGGTCGAGTTGGACGAGGAGGAAAAGTTGGGCGATAGTGCTGGGATGGTGCTGAACTTGGGCCCGCCTAGCCCGTGACCGAGCACGGACCCGGGCACGACGCCTCCCGCACCCGACGACGTGCTGCCCGACCCGAACGTATTCAGCATGGCGCCGCCGGCCGCCGCCATTGCGCCGAACCCGCCAAAGTACGCCTTGCCCATGTCGGGGATGCGCACCATGCCGCTGTTGGCCAGCGGCTTCACcttcgccaccgccgccgtgCTCATCTGCTCGAGCTCGCGCTTCTTCTCCTCGCACTGGCGCGTGATCCGCTCCAGCCGCTCCTTCATGTCCGACTCGATCACGCTGAACAGCTCGTTCGCGGTCGGCCACTGGGACCGGCAGCAGCGATGGTCCTTCTCGTCCGCGTCCTTGCAGCTGCACCGGTTCATCTTCGCCTTGATGCGCGTGAGGCTTTCCTTCAGCTCCGCGTCCAGGTCAGCACCGTCGGCGTCGGGCGACGTGCCGTCCGAGCTGTGCTTGCGGCGCTTCTCCGCCCGCCGCAGCTCCTTCTCGTGTTTCGATTTTTTGCTCGATTTCTTCCCACTGCCATCCTTGGAATGTTTGTGGTGTTTGCGCTTGCGTGAGCCATGCTCGACGCCGCCGGCCGACGCGGCCAGCAGGGCCAGGGCGTGGTGCGTCGGTGCGGCTCCGATGCCCGGGTactcctgctgctggtgctgctgctggcttcCCACTGCTTGTTTAGCACCGCCCGCAGCATTCGGTGGAGATGCTGGCGGGGacgctgtgctgctgctggagctgcttGGCGAtatgttgctgctgtagctgctgccgctgctgctgctgctgctgcccgagcTGCTGGATGTGGCGGGTGAGTCTTTCTTGAACATTCCCTCCTCCTGGAAGCGCTGCTCGGCGAGGGCACAGAGCAGGTTCAGCCCTCCCATGGGCTCGTCCGTGCGCAGGAACGCTTCCGGCACGGCTGGTGGCGCCGCAGCGACCGGTGGCGTCGTGAGCTGGCAGGAGGCTGCTGCCGCTTGCCCTAGTTCCGGCGGGGCTGGGGCGGCGGCGGGTAACGATGGCACTGGGTGGGATGAAGCCGGCTCTGGTGGCAGCTGCGGTGAGATCGGTTCCTTCTTGATCAGTGAAGACTTCTTCTGGAACACCTCGATACTGTGGGACAGAAGCTCCAGCCCGCTCAGATCCACTGGATGGTCCTGCTGCGTGATGGgcgcacctcctcctccactcGACCGGCCTGCCAGCTCCTTTTCACTTCTCGCTGGCGCGGGCCCGGTCGGCGAGTGGAGCTCCAGCTTCGTCAGTCTTCGCTGCGGGCCGCCGGCGACGCTGGCCGCTGGAGCGACGGAAAGGTTTTCCGGCTCGTGCTGGATGGGTGCCAGCGGCTGGGGAAGGGGCGTCGCCGGCGGTGCTGCTACACCCGTCCGACCAACCGGCTCCAGCTCCATCTCGACCTGATCACAGTTGGAGGTGCACGTGGCGTTCAACAGGCCCGACGTGGACAGGTCCGGCTCGATCGCCGAATCGCCACTGCTGTTGATGAGCGTGCTATGGCACAGGGATTGTTCGCTTGCAAGCGCGTGGTAAGCGGCCGCCAGGGTCGCATCCGTCGACATGTTGGTGGCCGGCTCGGGGCCGCCCGTCGTTTCCGACTcggcaccaccagcaccagcaccaccggtTGGCGGTTGCGTCGTCTCGTCCTCGCTCATGATCGGCGTGTCCGTCTGTATGTTGGCGTCCTGCACTTCGGGCGCTTCCGTTATCTCCGCCGCTCCACCGTCCGTCGCGTTGGTTTGCGCGTGCAGCGTGCCGGTGGTATTGGTGGCattggtcgtggtggtggtgtcgggCGGAGGCGTCAGACAGGTGGTGGTAGCCGGCACCTCGGACAGCACCAACGGCGGAGGATGGCTGCTAGTGGCAATATGGTGCGCCGAGTGGCTAAAGCCGGCCAGCAGCGTCGTGGACAGAGCGGAAGGCGGCGGCGTGTGGTTGGTGATGCCCGCACTGAGCGTCCCGCCGGCCGCCGGCGCTGCTTCCAGCAGTGCGGGCGGCTTGGAGGGATGGTGCGGCGCGATGTGTATTAAGCTGCCCGGTTGAAAGAGCAGCTGCGACGTCAGATCGCTGGTCGCCGTCAGGGCAAGGTGCGAATGGGAGGCTGCCCCGTTCGTGAGCGCACTCGCTGCCGTCGAACCGGCCGACGTGCTCGATTTGTCCAGCTCGCTCAGCGTGCCGAAAAGGGAGGTGGCCAGATGGGACGTGGACGCAGCAGTCGTAGCGCCACTGATCGTACCCGCGATACCGGCACTGGTGGAGCAGTCTTCGAGCTTGATAAATGCGTGCGGTGCCGGTATGGGCAGGGGAATCGTGGGCTGGCCGCAGGTGCTGCCCGATCCGGCACTCGATCCGGCCGCGCTGCCCGTCGTTTGCGATTGCTTGCCGCCGGCACTGGAGGACGTTCGCTTGCCACTCGATTCAGCGGACGTCAGCGCAAGGTACCGGGTGCTGTGGTGCgattgtgtgtgctgctgcagtggTGGGGGAAGGAAGAAACAAACGGGTAAAAGGGACATTagagtgctgctgctgctgctgctaaaccCAAATCGAGGGAAATCGATAAAGACGTCAAAGCCGGAGGACGTGGGCACGTGACATACCTGATGGAGCGTTGTGCTGGCCGTGCTCATGTAGTCCGAGCTCAGCATCTGCAGCGGAGCCAACGGTGGTGGCTGGAGCtgcggctgcggcggcggcggaagCTGCGGCAGGAGCAGATGCTGCGAGGCGGTCGATTGCGGGTACGAGGGCCACACGACCGCTTGTTGGAATGGTTCTATACAAGAAATATAGATTTTATCTAGAAAGTTTGACGGATTGGCTGTGAAGATGGCATTTTCGTATTATGTTTGGCATTGGAAATCGATCGacgttttgtgtgtatgtgtgtgtgtttgtgtgcgtttcaATTGGTTATTCGGGTCAGCGAACGAACGTAAATTTCGTCGAAATGAAGGtagaaaagaaataaagaaagaaaaaagagagaaaaaatacaatactGGTAAGTAGAAGCGATACTAAGCAGAGAGAATTAAATGATAAAgtatgaataattaaaaaaaaacacataaaaccaaTTCTGTGTTGAGCTGCTCAACCGTACTACACCAACTAGATTAATGTGACTGTAACCAAACATGTGTAACTCTAGTGTGCTACCCCACAGATACTATGGCGTTTAGAGTGCTGCCTGCTATTCCAAGACCCAAAAAGCTCACGTAGAAAAATAATGTACTTTACTTATTGcatgttttgctttaaaatatGTTGAAATAGTTCTAGCAACAAATAACTCAAATTATAACGTTTTCTAGCTATACTCGGCCTTATTTCTACACCCAACTAACGCTGTCACTTTAATATATCccgataaaaaaaatggttagGCTATATACTATTGAACAAAGACAAGCTTACCGATTGTCGCTGCAGCGGGAAGGAACAGAATCTGACCGGTGCTTGGATCCCGCACCAGCTGCAAGCCGACGGGCGGTATCGGCGGCAAGGGCAGCATCGATTCCATGGGGACGGGAGCTGAAAAGATTGAGAAAACGGGTCGAAATTATTGACCAATAATGTCATAAATATTCCTCCACCATCATCATATCACAAGCGGCGATGCATGCACAAGGCGTGTGATGCGCGGGGCGTTCGCGTCCCATCggttgaattttaaaatatttcctCATAATCCTCATCTTCGGAAAGCACCGAAGGGTAGGGCACGAACCGGGGGAGAGGGAGGCAGGAGACAAGGTCCACCCTCTTCCTCCCCCCCTGGTGTaagttgtaataaaaatgagTGCCATAAATTCTGCACCGCACCAGCGGGTGTTCCGAGTTGCTGGTGTAATATAATTTTTGGTGCTCCGTCTCGCTGGACAATCGCTCGAGGACACATTGGAAGGTTTATTGTACGAGATGGATGATGGCACTTGTCTGAACATTTCATGGCCCGCTAACAAGAAAGGAATTTCAAAGTCGAAAGCATTCGAAGCGTTTACAGCTTTATTTGGTTGGTTTCTTTGTGCTGTACAATCGTTTGCTGGCATAATTTAGAGCtagtttaaatattttatattatgcgcgttttaaaaagcaaactaaaacacacacacacacacacttcaacgGAATAGATCGCTTTAAATCGACTCTATGCACAGATTTTTGTGCAatagaaataaacaaaatcgatCAAAATATTGGACTATCGGTAATTTAATCGAGAATGCACGAGACAAGCTATCGTTAAAAATGAATACGTTGTCAGTAAGAATGTTTCAGATATTAGGGCATTAAggcttaaaaataatttaaaacagtGCAGTCAAGTGAACCTAACCAacatctataaaaataaataaacaacaacaccatccAAAAGCGAGAGTCAAGCCGCAGTCGGCTGCTACAAACGTGGACAGAAGTGTTGCATGGCGCTTGGATTACAAGTGgccgaaaccgaaccgaaagccGGCCGACCGGATTGGACGAACCGAGCTTCGGCAGTGCACGCACGCTCTCCGATTGGTCGACGGCGCATCTAGGGGCGGAGCTAAAACGCGCCTGCTCGGCCTGGCGAACACAAACGacacctgcagcagcagcagcagcagcagcagcacggcgaGATGCGCACACTGCACACGCTTGTGAGTAGGGAAAATTATTGGTTTTCGTGTATTACAAGATTTTCGTTGCACACACCGGGGTTTTTGGCGAAGTGCAGTGTTGGTCGCGTGTTGCACTTTCTAAGCCGAGTGCAGAGTCtttctgcaaacaaaaaacccttttaACTAGCGAATGATTTTATGCGGAAAGTGTGCGTGTATGCGCTGCCGTTGTTTGATTAGGAGCTGTTTTGAGGCGAAAAATAGAATGAAGGCACGCACTGCCGGAACAGCTAgccccaaaacacacacaggaagAAAGAGTTAAAAAAATGCTTGCCTCATTATTATGAAACGAACCCCCCTCAATATCTACTGATGCGAACAGCTAATGCAAATGCAGTAAAAAAACCCCGGAATAGAAACTAACTCTTCCccacttctctctctctccgttcCTTCCTTGCCGTTTGCGTGGTTTGCGTGAATATTGGCGTTTTATGCAAAATTAGCTTCTACCACGGACACCACACACCACGGCTTCTGAATATGTTTTGCCGAAACGAAACATGATTAGGGAGGAGTGCCTCCATAATTACATactcaatcacacacacacgcagaccgCGCGCGCACATATGCACTCCGCGGTGTGGCGTACGCTATGCACTTTCACGCTCGCGTATTCATTGCGGGGCGTTTTGGGGCCACCGTCCCAATCGCTCTCGAGCCCGTGGGGCAGCAGCAAATCGGACTCTGGAGAAGAAGTGCGAGCTACTAACCGCAGCAACCGATTTTTAATTAGCGCGCCCGTCGTTCGACCAGTGCCCGCCACCGACCGCCGGCTCTAATAGGGGGCCCACCACATCACCACCCCCTAGTTAAGccctacgtgtgtgtgtgtgcgtgctttttttgctgttgctgatttGCTCCCCTTTTTCCTGCAGTCGTTTCAGTATCCGGAGAACGGGCGACTTGGACGTGTTAATGAGTCGTCTGTCTTTATGTGTGTAGAGTGGCATCGGAGTGTGTGGGGCATCGTGTGTTCTCTGTGTACGCGCTCTCGTGCAATGTACTATGCAACACCGTCCACTCCCCCTTGGGCGatgcagtagcagcagcagcagcagcagcagcagcaagtggtTCCCcatatccacacacacacccagtaATCGGGTGGCTATCGTGCGAGATGCACgtgcatgtttgtgtgtgttgctacACCGCCTATCAACCCTGGCCACAGCGTTCAGCGTTCGCAGTGGAACCGAGAGTGGgacacaacgaaaaaaaagggaaaggctGTGCAAATTCGATCCCGCCACTGAAGGTACTACTTTTCTGCCGCGAAAATTAGCATATTCATTAGCTATCGCGAAGGCAGCACCCTTCTCCGGGGCCGGTCGGTCCACCGGTCCCGGTTTGGTGAGATGAAGAAAAACTAGCCGCCTATACGGGGCCACTCCACGCGCCGCCCCGGCCAGTTCGATCGTCAACTGAccggtgtttgtgttgtttctgCTTCTGttgcagatgatgatgatggtgatggtgatgatgatgcattcCAGTATATAGGTGTGCGTGCATAATAATGTTCGCTTGTAGTAGCGGATaaaataaagagagaaaaaatgacaACAACCCACCACTATCTCGTCCTTGTTCGCTTTTATGCCATGTTTTTGTGCCTCTTTCGATTGTATCGCTTCCTCCGAGCCTTGTGCTGGGCGATCTTTTAAGCTGCTTTGCAAAACTAAGTCTATTACAGGTTGCTTTGCTACACAaagttgtcttttttttgctctatgCACGAAATGCACTTCTCCGGTGAAGCAAAACAAGCTGTTTCAGGTGCATCGTCACAATAAACgtcactttaaacggccataatttCAACCTTAATAAGACGGGATGGTGTATCTGTAGATGCTTTCTAGCGATGTTTCAATTCTGCTTCAATCATAATCAGTAAATGTgatcttcttttttatgtgagaaaaagaaaaaaaagccgaGCCTATTCATGTGTACTATACTTAGCGAGTTACAGGCCTGACAAGAAGAAGGCGGTGCAATAATAGAGGCTAGATGACGGCTTTGTACGTTTTTttaacgcaaaaaaacacacacacgcacctaCAATTAGGTCATAAATCTACAGTCTATAGGTAAAaccctgaaaaaaaaaactgaggCAATACgtatgttgcaaaaaaaaaaccaaacaaaataaaataaacccgATCTCGGAAACATATGAAAAAAACCAttcacacacatccacacatgATTGTTTGTGCTGGAGGAAAAGGTTTCTCGTTTCttgcttttcttttaaaatttggtttcgttttttttcattcaatttgtgAATGCATTTTAAGGCCCTGCGCTGTTGTATAGCGCTTGTTGCACAACCAGAGGAGCGATTGGGACGGGTGGGGAGGGCGCACGGGACGCTttggaataaattatttacagagtgataaaagcaaaaaaggcaGTTCATGTTTATCCTGATACAACGCATTGTACAGACGTCGCTTGTATAGTTTTTGGGCAAATATGCCTCAAATGCCATAACAATGTTCCATAATGTTGCGTGTGCCCTGCCAAATATATTATCTACACGTATATGTATACAATTTGAATGTGCTCTCTTGGCCCGTTCTGACGAATGACTCGTCTATGTAGGGTTGAAATTTTTGCTATAACGTACATAGAACAGtaatcattaaaattaaacatttcaattaaatttaatttgagTTTATGTACCAAAAATACCGTTTTTTCATAACTGTACATTTAACTGCAAAACAAGCAAGCAGCgtttgtgccaaaaaaaaaacatcacggAATATTCATAGtcgattgaattttaaaataagtaaTACGCTTCCACAAATTCCTACAAAAAAGAggcaaaatacaaaacaaaaaaggcaaatcgCCACGAACATGATAGTGCACTCCATGCATGATGCATGGATAATTGAATCTGTCTGTTGAATGCATTTGATTGATTCACATTCACGTTTCACGGGCCTTTCGATTGCAATAGGCTATACAAAAATGACCAATTTCTGTACCTCCCCGACCGTGCGACGGATGAATGAACTATGCTTTTTTAtcgtatgttgttttttttatcagttGCATCATTTTCAACGCACGACTAGTGTCGATagtggtggtttttttttttgggttcgaCACTGCAATCGCTTGCACGGTTGGGCTATTGAGCTTTTTTTCCCAACACGCGCACATCTCGCACCAAAGCAGCGCCCGATTCCATGGCTAATAAGAAGCTATTCAGCTAAAGTGCATGTATAGTGGGGGCGGCGTgcgttgcgtttttgttttgtttgttgcgttaTACCGTGCAATAAAATTAGTATGCGTGGAATTTTACGATTTTTGCTCTTGTCTTTTGCTACGTTTTTTGCCTCTTATCTTTAGCACGAtgcaagaaataaaaaaaaaaacacacacacacacacacgatggcGTGCCAATTTATGACAATATCAAAGGTTCCCTACCATAAAACACCTGTGAGCGTGCGAATGAGAGgctgatgggttttttttcttcctactgt comes from the Anopheles coluzzii chromosome 2, AcolN3, whole genome shotgun sequence genome and includes:
- the LOC120948425 gene encoding protein winged eye isoform X2, with the translated sequence MYGKPCTPECGRSVPCRGMLGSTANGRLMGPGVGSSTSSSSSSSSLSAAAALQQQQSSHTSHPQHQLGHHPFAGLPAHHHHPLQPQHPALSSHHHHHHHHHRSIWPSLGAATGRTAYELQTATNGEVTESLFAAGGYNTPPASSPFLPCSPLELVAKNFHSAGAALSFSQANSSIFVQSQTDFINGITSVAKKTETCIGRWEHGTIEPLQIQVPSNSFLPPAATGSFALNSPESASSGGDPFLARARDKLQPSYGGAFHADDPYLRSYCIEREYHERLLATLATRDDRPSNPPHLPARTRHGETFDRYDSTALLSPTSPPTSTSPYCEYGKRRQHSISLERSSEVVRSSTNGIDARSLPLLHTSHTPRQPTSGPQQRHLEAAPAPPELSGSAQQPATADRQQQQQQQHQEQQSEASIKPATVTPPSSQQTHESAPSSEAVNHRPRRRWAALHSAHASKANGSECVPPTLTSDRTAVGGESAATTSSARSGASCRPKSPGQQSEALRAAQRLPKKRRSIVFERTEESSTVSRDTDSKTVVHIKREPCQVSEVTTSNSFEASSNATALNAIIKLEASSPKALTAAGGSSSCSSGSSASSNPAPVARAHHHHLSHSASAIISNVTVGGSTGTSGSATLGTGGGANASSSAVAATMEQLGLASGTTSNTQQHSTTQPPGTTTSTTASSVASIPVGIAVARQRLQESATTPASQLHPTKELNRYSVGLAAAAAAAATNGGSLNGTVGTTADLGCATPGLSQNMFFTGTNSTMIPLAPDTVAMGVTNAAVQNAVRTPPALWQYPAPVPMESMLPLPPIPPVGLQLVRDPSTGQILFLPAAATIANPSNFLDKIYISCIEPFQQAVVWPSYPQSTASQHLLLPQLPPPPQPQLQPPPLAPLQMLSSDYMSTASTTLHQHTQSHHSTRYLALTSAESSGKRTSSSAGGKQSQTTGSAAGSSAGSGSTCGQPTIPLPIPAPHAFIKLEDCSTSAGIAGTISGATTAASTSHLATSLFGTLSELDKSSTSAGSTAASALTNGAASHSHLALTATSDLTSQLLFQPGSLIHIAPHHPSKPPALLEAAPAAGGTLSAGITNHTPPPSALSTTLLAGFSHSAHHIATSSHPPPLVLSEVPATTTCLTPPPDTTTTTNATNTTGTLHAQTNATDGGAAEITEAPEVQDANIQTDTPIMSEDETTQPPTGGAGAGGAESETTGGPEPATNMSTDATLAAAYHALASEQSLCHSTLINSSGDSAIEPDLSTSGLLNATCTSNCDQVEMELEPVGRTGVAAPPATPLPQPLAPIQHEPENLSVAPAASVAGGPQRRLTKLELHSPTGPAPARSEKELAGRSSGGGGAPITQQDHPVDLSGLELLSHSIEVFQKKSSLIKKEPISPQLPPEPASSHPVPSLPAAAPAPPELGQAAAASCQLTTPPVAAAPPAVPEAFLRTDEPMGGLNLLCALAEQRFQEEGMFKKDSPATSSSSGSSSSSSGSSYSSNISPSSSSSSTASPPASPPNAAGGAKQAVGSQQQHQQQEYPGIGAAPTHHALALLAASAGGVEHGSRKRKHHKHSKDGSGKKSSKKSKHEKELRRAEKRRKHSSDGTSPDADGADLDAELKESLTRIKAKMNRCSCKDADEKDHRCCRSQWPTANELFSVIESDMKERLERITRQCEEKKRELEQMSTAAVAKVKPLANSGMVRIPDMGKAYFGGFGAMAAAGGAMLNTFGSGSTSSGAGGVVPGSVLGHGLGGPKFSTIPALSPNFSSSSNSTTFVELPKLSSDTDSSGKREDDDACSMERLSYSKRKGGIPKKHDELTLTETIVAKKPKSLVGYILASKNTRDSGVKDAAATHQKPEKQHHNHWSHVLHHSGPNGGTIGLGHAKQQQQQPNPPHHHHISESKFKKSPIHSSKFESATTSDDTSNLSDSSLKPQVKIRSPAGGVFAFEDENSKPSDAAFSIFGGKPSIFDKVKTGAAGGTVSAQVNPLVGLKVSPVKAAVVTPLMKPQPHLIAANGATNGTLVGGPPPIVKRKKSRSKDRKRRSSEKKRIDQRCLLTSEHLGKDKTRVLTAMGGLFYAGCLSAVQPPDIYAVTLDGERGNRPHIMSREEVLRDAILEVAPKSVDDIIPGTRLCAYWSQQYRCLYPGVAAEPASPDPEKRFVNVEFDDGDNGKIALEDIRFLMSDYPIVEYDPNPLLSLGKRKRQPSHSEPCPQLGTLGPVSMVPQQQQQQQQQQQQQQHQPQQQTIVGHPPVPHIQPSSGTPLTATVTPMISSPLGTGGSSINSFALTTERAEKRLHGEAYREERRRLKKIRKDKLRRLAANNAELAAAGGTTTTTTTTVHKHKKSKSKCYDEFCKHRKHKKRRKHKKHHRDAVLVAPSSPEEGATVEAGSGSMDDDISQGDSASQTAGQFSPRPAVQRAEGGVVARTPTVEKDGTLTEEEVSSSVTESSGSYYQPQQKKGSATERKPCTEQNGSKIAAFLPARQLWAWCGKGYRRSTGRVKKQFYKSIQRGKETISVGDSAVFLSTGRPDRPYIGHIESMWETSTNNMVVRVKWFYHPEETQDCPNLKYPGALFQSPHEDENDVQTISHKCEVLGLREYTAKFGADPKQYTAIYDNNDTYYLAGYYDPTVRTIKMQSEIEVLPPNERWVTMATATAATASMTPAASTAGLATSKSPPNNNGSSSSSSSSNGNNTKASNHVGHSVVSA